A genomic stretch from Edaphobacter aggregans includes:
- a CDS encoding heavy metal translocating P-type ATPase, with protein sequence MDTHHNHAVVPATATLSVDPVCGMKVPVETAKWSVEHSGKTWYFCGQSCLKKFEANPEKYDGTQQHTQQSTPVAEPTPGIEYTCPMHPEIIRDKPGSCPICGMALEPLTATDDDTANPELISMSRRLWIGTVLTLPLLAIMFSDLLPSHPLHNFINGRSLGWLEFALATPVVLWAGWPFFERGWSSIVHRSLNMFTLIAIGTGSAYLYSVVAVVVPGIFPASFRDEQGDLGLYFEAAAVITLLVLLGQVLELQARSRTSSAIKALLSLAPKTARRIAANGTEADVALSEIQVGDRIRIRPGEKVPTDGSVIEGRSSVDESMVTGESVPIEKSAGHPVIGGTINGTGTLVMQAERVGADTLLAQIIKMVGEAQRTRAPIQRVADKVASWFVPAVLLASLITFIVWSIFGPAPSYAHALINAVAVLIIACPCALGLATPMAIMVGTGRGAHEGILIRNAEALEVFEKVDTLVLDKTGTLTEGKPRLTAVIAAQGFDQTNILQSAASLENSSEHPLASALIAAAKEKGMELTPASDFQSSTGKGIRGLVQGRRIGVGNAALMQEIGATCDGLHDEAESLRKDGHTVVFIASDGHCAGLIAVADPIKASSFEAIQQLKSEGIRVVMVTGDNHTTAAAVAGKLGVDFESDVSPSQKGDVIKKLRAQGKVVAMAGDGVNDAPALAQANVGIAMGTGTDVAIAAGGITLVKGDLRGIVRARRLSQRTMKNIRQNLFFAFVYNAAGVPIAAGVLYPAFGLLLSPMIAAAAMSFSSVSVIANSLRLRTARL encoded by the coding sequence TGGATACTCATCACAACCACGCAGTAGTCCCCGCTACGGCAACTCTTTCCGTCGATCCAGTCTGTGGCATGAAGGTTCCTGTCGAGACCGCGAAGTGGTCAGTCGAACATAGCGGTAAGACCTGGTATTTCTGCGGCCAATCATGTCTGAAGAAGTTCGAGGCCAACCCTGAGAAGTACGATGGCACTCAGCAGCACACGCAACAATCCACTCCTGTCGCTGAGCCGACGCCGGGAATCGAATATACCTGCCCGATGCATCCTGAGATCATCCGCGACAAGCCGGGAAGCTGTCCCATCTGCGGCATGGCGCTCGAGCCCCTCACCGCAACAGATGATGATACGGCTAACCCCGAACTGATCAGCATGTCCAGACGCCTTTGGATCGGCACTGTGCTGACGCTTCCGCTTCTCGCGATCATGTTCTCTGATCTGCTGCCATCCCACCCCTTGCACAATTTCATCAACGGCAGGTCTCTCGGATGGCTCGAGTTCGCGCTCGCAACGCCCGTCGTTTTATGGGCTGGCTGGCCATTCTTCGAGCGCGGCTGGTCCTCAATCGTCCATCGCAGCCTGAACATGTTCACGCTTATCGCGATCGGCACCGGCTCTGCGTATCTCTACAGCGTTGTCGCGGTCGTTGTCCCCGGCATCTTTCCTGCGTCGTTCCGCGATGAGCAAGGCGACCTAGGCCTATACTTTGAGGCTGCCGCGGTTATCACCCTTCTCGTCCTGCTGGGTCAAGTGTTGGAGCTGCAAGCTCGAAGTCGCACCAGCAGCGCGATCAAAGCATTGCTCTCGCTCGCGCCGAAGACAGCTCGCCGCATCGCTGCTAACGGGACCGAAGCGGATGTCGCGCTGTCAGAGATTCAAGTCGGCGACCGAATCCGCATTCGCCCCGGAGAGAAGGTTCCCACCGACGGCTCAGTGATCGAAGGCCGCAGTTCCGTCGACGAATCCATGGTGACGGGCGAATCCGTCCCTATCGAAAAATCAGCCGGCCACCCTGTCATTGGAGGAACGATCAACGGTACCGGAACCCTGGTCATGCAAGCTGAGCGAGTTGGCGCGGACACTTTGCTGGCGCAGATCATCAAGATGGTTGGCGAAGCTCAGCGCACCCGCGCTCCCATTCAGCGCGTCGCTGATAAGGTTGCGTCCTGGTTCGTTCCGGCGGTTCTGCTCGCATCGCTTATCACCTTCATCGTGTGGTCCATCTTCGGCCCTGCACCATCCTATGCGCATGCTTTGATCAATGCTGTCGCTGTGCTCATCATCGCTTGTCCCTGCGCCCTTGGACTCGCCACGCCGATGGCGATCATGGTTGGCACGGGTCGCGGAGCGCACGAAGGAATCCTCATTCGTAACGCTGAGGCGCTCGAGGTCTTCGAAAAGGTAGACACGCTTGTTCTCGACAAGACCGGCACTCTCACTGAAGGCAAACCTCGCCTCACAGCGGTCATTGCAGCTCAAGGCTTCGATCAGACAAACATCCTTCAATCCGCTGCGAGCCTCGAAAACTCAAGTGAACATCCGCTCGCCTCTGCTTTGATAGCTGCGGCCAAAGAGAAGGGAATGGAACTCACCCCAGCCAGCGATTTTCAGTCGAGCACCGGCAAAGGCATACGCGGTCTCGTTCAGGGCAGGCGGATTGGAGTCGGGAACGCTGCCCTGATGCAGGAGATCGGAGCAACCTGCGACGGATTGCACGATGAGGCTGAATCCCTCCGTAAGGATGGCCACACCGTTGTATTCATTGCCAGCGACGGCCACTGCGCGGGGCTCATCGCAGTGGCGGATCCCATCAAAGCCTCCTCGTTCGAGGCCATTCAACAGTTGAAGAGCGAAGGCATCCGCGTGGTTATGGTGACGGGCGACAATCACACCACCGCTGCTGCGGTTGCGGGCAAGCTCGGCGTCGACTTTGAATCCGACGTATCGCCCAGTCAAAAGGGTGACGTGATCAAGAAGCTCCGGGCACAGGGCAAAGTCGTCGCCATGGCCGGAGACGGCGTCAACGACGCGCCCGCCCTGGCTCAGGCGAACGTCGGTATCGCGATGGGCACAGGCACCGACGTAGCGATAGCGGCTGGAGGAATCACTCTCGTCAAGGGGGATCTACGCGGAATCGTACGAGCCAGGCGGCTAAGCCAGCGGACCATGAAGAACATCCGGCAAAACCTCTTCTTCGCCTTCGTCTACAACGCAGCCGGAGTACCTATCGCGGCAGGAGTCTTGTATCCGGCTTTCGGTCTGCTTTTGAGTCCGATGATTGCAGCGGCGGCCATGAGCTTCAGTTCGGTCTCCGTCATCGCCAACTCTCTGAGGCTCCGAACCGCCAGGCTTTAG
- a CDS encoding sugar phosphate isomerase/epimerase, protein MRSMNYSMTRRNLLRGGTMLTASAFLSSTTSALAYDNHSTNSSPIRLGIASYTFRNFDADHLIGFMKELNTPYLNLKDVHLPMTPADQVAPRAAKFRDAGFKLTAAGTITFAKDEDDDIRMKFEYCKAAGIPLIIGAPTHQVLPRLEKFVKEYNIGVAIHNHGPEDKNFPSPLDVLAAVEKLDPRIGCCIDVGHTMRAGTDPVAAIRKAGPRVLDIHMKDLADGTKKESQVAVGDGVMPVPAIFKALIDIHYAGNVDLEYEIFPDNPMPGVIKSFAFMRGVLAGMGYKG, encoded by the coding sequence ATGCGCAGCATGAACTATTCCATGACTCGCCGTAACCTGCTGCGTGGGGGCACGATGCTAACTGCCTCCGCATTCCTTTCGTCGACAACGAGCGCGCTGGCCTACGATAACCACTCGACTAATTCTTCGCCGATACGGCTTGGCATCGCCAGCTATACGTTCCGGAACTTCGACGCAGATCACTTGATTGGGTTCATGAAGGAACTGAATACTCCGTATCTCAACCTGAAAGATGTGCATCTGCCGATGACACCTGCTGATCAGGTTGCCCCGCGCGCTGCGAAGTTCAGAGATGCGGGCTTTAAGCTGACTGCGGCTGGGACGATCACTTTTGCGAAGGATGAAGATGACGACATTCGGATGAAGTTCGAGTATTGCAAGGCTGCGGGCATTCCTCTGATCATCGGCGCACCGACGCATCAGGTGCTTCCGCGGCTGGAAAAGTTTGTGAAGGAGTACAACATCGGAGTTGCTATCCACAATCACGGCCCCGAGGACAAGAACTTCCCTTCTCCGCTGGACGTGTTGGCCGCAGTGGAGAAGCTGGATCCGCGGATTGGCTGCTGCATCGATGTAGGGCACACCATGCGCGCTGGCACTGACCCGGTTGCAGCGATCCGCAAGGCTGGGCCGCGTGTTCTCGACATTCACATGAAAGATCTGGCCGACGGAACCAAGAAGGAGAGTCAGGTCGCCGTGGGTGATGGAGTGATGCCGGTGCCAGCTATCTTTAAGGCTCTGATCGACATTCACTACGCGGGCAACGTGGACCTGGAGTACGAGATCTTCCCCGACAATCCCATGCCGGGCGTGATCAAGAGCTTTGCGTTTATGCGCGGCGTGCTTGCTGGGATGGGCTATAAAGGCTAG
- a CDS encoding TIM-barrel domain-containing protein — protein MQLSRSDTQSNRKRANSFTTSKAVFWILAIASLATATTQAQEKLLLTRDDATVVLEPYAPNIMRVTLSLRKDDAVAGPGYGIVAHAASSDWSQTHDQTGDVFKSSRMVVTVRPGGHWTPTGTAADIAKFFNGSTPGVGISFKTPDGKTLLDMQGWQMSVPNYKDGNAGVLYDRRPTDPPFYQIGATFHSPSDEHYYGLGQNQEGFLDRRGHALECAHDYNAPAGQSVCVPFVVTNYGYGLLWDNPSKTNVAFGFNDQTRWTSEVGQRVSFFVIAGNTYNEIYSGYRLLTGDTPMLPKSAYGYIQCKQRYTSQQEVLDVAKGYRDRHLPADVIVVDWFYYTKMGQMDMDPAKWPDPTAMNQQLHAMNFHSMISVWPRFVPESRYYDMIQKNGWFIHRADGTPTNGLPYDRAGSDIDTTNPDAAAWYWNTVRDSYVTKGFDSFWADETEPDLPPNGSFFHIGPGTQYFNVYPLFHTAAFYNGFRRDLKTRALILARDSYIGAQHNGAIFWSSDISPNWDTLRRQVPTGINFTASGMPYWSTDIGGWQYLPSSHTPDHPPLLDPSDARDNVGHYDDYPELYVRWFQYGAFQPNFRSHGSRNHNEVWSYGKQAEPILEKYLRLRYQLMPYIYSLGYSAHQTGAPFMRGLFMDFPHDPNVINLGDEYMFGPALLVAPVTEQGATTRSVYLPAGSDWYNYWTNERLKGGQTIVANAPIDTIPLFVRAGSILPLGEPVESTNEQQNIARLRIYPGADADFLLYRDDGKTYDYEQGKSELTHLHWADASSKFTSTGAKAWTKPDSEIIEVVGK, from the coding sequence ATGCAGCTTTCGCGGAGCGACACCCAGAGCAATCGCAAGAGAGCAAACAGTTTCACAACGTCGAAAGCGGTCTTCTGGATACTTGCGATTGCATCGCTCGCAACAGCAACGACGCAAGCTCAAGAGAAGCTGCTCCTCACCCGTGACGATGCGACGGTGGTGCTTGAGCCATACGCTCCCAACATCATGCGTGTCACGCTTAGCCTGCGAAAAGACGATGCCGTTGCAGGCCCGGGCTACGGTATCGTAGCGCATGCAGCCTCCAGCGACTGGAGTCAGACGCATGACCAGACGGGAGACGTCTTCAAGTCTTCGCGCATGGTGGTCACGGTACGCCCCGGTGGCCACTGGACGCCCACCGGAACGGCGGCTGATATCGCAAAATTCTTCAACGGTTCAACCCCGGGAGTAGGTATCTCTTTCAAAACCCCCGATGGCAAAACCCTTTTAGATATGCAGGGATGGCAGATGTCGGTCCCCAACTATAAGGACGGCAACGCCGGTGTTCTCTATGACCGTCGCCCCACTGACCCGCCCTTCTACCAGATTGGCGCAACATTTCATTCACCGTCCGACGAGCATTACTACGGCCTCGGCCAAAACCAGGAAGGCTTTTTAGATCGTCGTGGGCACGCACTCGAGTGCGCCCACGACTACAACGCTCCGGCAGGCCAAAGCGTCTGTGTCCCCTTCGTCGTAACGAACTACGGCTACGGTCTGCTGTGGGACAATCCATCGAAGACCAACGTCGCGTTCGGCTTCAACGACCAGACACGTTGGACCTCCGAGGTTGGCCAGCGCGTCTCGTTCTTCGTCATCGCGGGCAACACCTACAACGAGATCTACTCCGGCTATCGTCTTCTGACCGGCGATACCCCCATGCTACCCAAATCTGCCTATGGCTACATCCAATGCAAGCAGCGATACACCTCACAACAAGAGGTGCTCGATGTAGCGAAGGGCTATCGCGATCGTCACCTCCCGGCAGACGTCATTGTCGTCGACTGGTTCTACTACACAAAGATGGGCCAGATGGACATGGACCCTGCGAAGTGGCCCGACCCCACCGCGATGAACCAGCAGTTACACGCGATGAACTTCCACAGCATGATCAGTGTCTGGCCGCGCTTCGTCCCCGAGTCGCGTTACTACGACATGATTCAGAAGAACGGCTGGTTTATCCATCGCGCCGACGGTACGCCGACCAACGGCCTGCCCTATGATCGCGCGGGATCAGATATCGACACCACCAACCCCGATGCGGCTGCATGGTATTGGAACACGGTTCGCGACAGCTATGTCACCAAAGGCTTCGACTCGTTCTGGGCCGATGAGACAGAGCCAGACCTGCCGCCAAACGGAAGCTTCTTCCATATCGGTCCGGGCACGCAATATTTCAATGTCTACCCGCTATTTCACACTGCCGCGTTCTACAACGGTTTTCGACGCGACCTCAAGACACGTGCGCTCATCCTCGCCCGCGATTCCTACATCGGAGCGCAACACAATGGAGCCATCTTCTGGTCGTCGGATATCTCTCCCAACTGGGACACACTGAGGCGGCAGGTGCCAACCGGCATTAACTTCACCGCCTCAGGCATGCCCTATTGGAGCACCGATATCGGCGGCTGGCAGTATCTGCCTTCCTCGCACACGCCCGACCATCCTCCATTGCTCGATCCTTCCGACGCTCGCGACAACGTAGGCCACTACGACGACTATCCTGAACTCTATGTGCGTTGGTTCCAGTACGGTGCATTCCAGCCGAACTTCCGTAGCCACGGCAGCCGCAATCACAACGAGGTCTGGTCCTACGGCAAGCAGGCCGAGCCCATCCTCGAAAAGTACCTACGGCTCCGCTATCAACTGATGCCTTACATTTACTCGTTAGGCTACAGCGCTCACCAGACAGGAGCACCCTTCATGCGTGGCCTCTTCATGGACTTCCCCCACGATCCCAACGTCATCAACCTCGGCGACGAGTACATGTTTGGCCCCGCGCTGCTTGTAGCCCCCGTCACCGAACAGGGAGCCACCACGCGCTCCGTCTATCTCCCCGCCGGTTCCGATTGGTACAACTACTGGACAAACGAACGCTTGAAGGGCGGCCAGACCATCGTAGCCAACGCCCCCATCGATACCATTCCGCTGTTCGTGCGCGCCGGCTCCATCCTGCCTCTTGGCGAGCCGGTAGAAAGTACAAACGAACAACAAAATATTGCCCGTCTCCGCATCTATCCCGGAGCCGACGCCGACTTCCTTCTCTATCGGGATGACGGCAAGACCTACGACTACGAACAAGGAAAGTCAGAGCTGACGCACCTGCACTGGGCCGATGCGTCAAGCAAGTTTACTTCGACGGGAGCCAAAGCATGGACGAAGCCCGACTCTGAGATCATCGAGGTTGTGGGCAAGTAG
- a CDS encoding TonB-dependent receptor: MFARKFFGYVVILLLLSSSSLLFGQAVSATLLGTVSDPSGATIAKAKVTATETATSVVYQTITNDSGNYTLPDIKPGTYTVIVEAMGFKKETHQNIDVLSNSSTRVDVDMVTGSVTETVLVTTAPPMLQTDRADISTKIEAREVAELPLGTNRNFQSLLNLVPGTAPAVFQHSQFFNAQSSLQTEVNGLPRMGNLYQIEGVDDDERTGLLQIIIPPADAIQSVDISTNNFEAELGRAMGGVTNVTLKSGTNAFHGTAFEYIQNNAVNARSYFGGPLGHLSYNNFGGSIGGPIFRDKLFFFGDYVHSSDHESVASTFTIPDPRYYTPNAQGFIDLSSTLGAVNANGFKAGQVFDPATGDGTATGPRTPFANNMIPANRVNGVSLAILQKLNAAAQQYGKLNATLPMSNPANNYTTVLPFTKSTDSFDTKIDFTLNERNNISGRYSFQRVNTYQAPAFGAFLGGPAGGGFEGTGAQTSYSTGVNYTHVFSPTLFTEVRVGVAHLRNNAEPSDYGSNDATTLGVPGVNIDQYTSGQVGLTINGGFTGTLIGYSASVPWIRGESNIDFVNNWTKVVHNHTVKAGVDLRRVRDDLLQFQTFSPRGAFTFSDVQTSDKRGTTNIANDVASFLFDLPSSVGRDLNTYFPAYRQWWFFAYASDKWQATPKLTVDLGVRWEFYPPATPRKAGGFSNYDPINHNLVIAGVGGNPSNLGMQTQYRYFAPRTGVSYRVTDNTVVRAGFGMSYMPYADNSYAYNFPVRANNSYGPVGSSAFTPAVGPDGVTPATFGAGFPAPIPVVIPSNGIIPVTQALKTQTFYQIPLNFKNPYAVSWNVAVQQALPYSMSMQIAYVANHGVRIPTNQNSNLPSTYGGGAASDPENVAPYSRTAATNVIFYGFSSNYQSMQAQLNKRFTRGLALTSAFTWGKGLGYTAGDDGGLSFFVDQRRNYAPNDYDRALNFEQSFTYELPFGRGHNLLNSGIGALTLGGWKLAGIISVLSGQPFTVATNGANLNTPGTTQTGNLTGTYHVTHGVGSANHWFDPTAFSVPSGCPTSGACTPQNVGVGNTGRNQFRGPGYIQDNLSIFKSFPIVREASAEVRFDAFQLSNTPQFANPTSNNCCSATSFGQVTSTLGSGQGSVNGVGGGRSLQASARILF, translated from the coding sequence GTGTTCGCACGCAAGTTCTTCGGCTATGTCGTTATCCTTCTTCTTTTGAGTTCTTCCTCTCTCCTTTTTGGTCAGGCTGTAAGCGCAACTCTGCTTGGTACGGTATCGGACCCCAGTGGGGCAACCATCGCAAAGGCCAAGGTTACCGCGACCGAGACGGCGACAAGCGTCGTCTATCAAACCATCACCAATGACAGCGGCAACTACACCCTTCCAGATATAAAGCCCGGTACGTATACCGTCATCGTCGAAGCCATGGGCTTCAAGAAAGAGACTCATCAGAATATCGACGTGCTCAGCAACTCCTCCACTCGTGTCGATGTCGATATGGTTACCGGCAGCGTCACCGAGACCGTTCTCGTCACGACGGCGCCACCCATGCTCCAGACCGACCGCGCCGACATCAGCACCAAGATAGAAGCGCGCGAGGTCGCTGAGCTACCCCTCGGTACGAACCGCAACTTCCAGTCCTTGCTGAACCTGGTGCCGGGAACGGCGCCGGCGGTCTTTCAGCATTCCCAGTTCTTCAACGCGCAGAGTTCGTTGCAGACGGAGGTGAATGGGCTGCCGCGCATGGGCAATCTTTACCAGATCGAAGGTGTTGACGACGACGAGCGCACCGGGCTGTTACAGATCATCATTCCGCCAGCGGATGCAATCCAGTCGGTCGATATCTCAACGAACAACTTTGAGGCGGAGCTTGGGCGTGCGATGGGCGGCGTGACAAACGTGACGCTGAAGTCGGGCACTAATGCGTTTCACGGAACAGCATTTGAGTATATCCAGAACAATGCTGTGAATGCGCGTTCGTACTTCGGAGGTCCGCTTGGGCATCTCTCGTACAACAACTTTGGCGGTTCGATAGGCGGGCCGATCTTCCGGGACAAGCTGTTCTTCTTTGGCGATTATGTGCACTCCTCGGACCATGAGTCGGTCGCCAGCACCTTTACGATTCCCGATCCGCGATATTACACACCGAATGCACAGGGCTTTATCGATCTCAGTTCGACGCTCGGGGCGGTGAATGCGAATGGTTTTAAGGCAGGGCAGGTATTCGATCCGGCCACTGGTGACGGCACTGCAACCGGTCCGCGGACACCTTTCGCGAACAACATGATTCCGGCCAACCGTGTCAACGGAGTCTCGCTGGCTATCCTGCAGAAGCTTAACGCGGCGGCGCAGCAATACGGGAAGCTGAACGCTACTCTGCCGATGTCGAATCCCGCCAACAACTACACGACGGTTCTCCCATTCACAAAGTCGACGGACAGTTTCGACACAAAGATCGACTTCACGCTGAATGAAAGGAACAACATTAGTGGACGTTACAGCTTCCAGCGTGTGAATACGTACCAGGCGCCGGCTTTTGGCGCGTTTCTTGGCGGACCTGCAGGTGGTGGCTTCGAAGGAACAGGCGCGCAAACGTCATACAGCACAGGCGTAAATTACACTCACGTCTTTTCTCCAACATTGTTCACCGAGGTGCGTGTTGGTGTCGCCCATCTGCGCAACAATGCAGAGCCCAGCGACTACGGCTCGAATGATGCTACGACGCTCGGAGTTCCGGGGGTCAATATCGACCAGTACACCAGCGGACAGGTGGGACTGACGATCAACGGAGGATTCACAGGGACCCTGATCGGATATTCGGCTTCGGTCCCATGGATTCGCGGCGAGTCCAATATCGATTTCGTCAACAACTGGACCAAGGTTGTCCATAACCACACTGTGAAGGCCGGAGTTGACCTTCGCCGAGTTCGGGATGACCTTTTGCAGTTCCAAACCTTCAGCCCACGCGGCGCGTTTACCTTTTCCGACGTGCAGACTTCGGATAAACGCGGAACCACAAACATTGCAAACGACGTCGCCAGCTTCCTGTTTGACCTGCCGAGTTCGGTGGGCCGAGATTTGAATACATACTTCCCTGCATACCGGCAGTGGTGGTTCTTCGCATACGCAAGTGACAAGTGGCAGGCAACTCCGAAGCTGACTGTCGATCTTGGCGTGCGCTGGGAGTTTTATCCTCCAGCGACCCCGAGAAAGGCTGGTGGTTTCTCCAACTACGATCCGATCAATCACAACCTTGTCATCGCCGGCGTCGGCGGCAACCCCAGCAACCTGGGCATGCAGACGCAATACCGATATTTCGCTCCACGCACCGGGGTTTCCTATCGTGTGACGGATAACACTGTCGTTCGCGCAGGCTTTGGCATGAGCTATATGCCCTATGCGGATAATAGCTACGCCTATAACTTCCCGGTCAGAGCGAACAACAGTTACGGACCAGTCGGATCGAGTGCTTTCACTCCGGCAGTTGGCCCGGATGGGGTCACGCCTGCGACTTTCGGCGCTGGCTTCCCGGCTCCAATCCCCGTCGTAATTCCCTCTAACGGAATCATCCCAGTGACTCAGGCGCTGAAAACTCAGACGTTTTATCAGATTCCCCTAAATTTCAAAAACCCTTATGCAGTGTCGTGGAATGTTGCAGTGCAGCAAGCCCTGCCGTATAGCATGTCGATGCAGATAGCGTATGTCGCCAATCACGGCGTTCGTATTCCAACCAATCAGAACTCGAATCTGCCGAGCACGTATGGCGGAGGCGCGGCATCGGATCCGGAAAATGTGGCTCCCTATAGCCGCACAGCTGCGACCAACGTTATCTTTTACGGATTCTCATCGAACTACCAGTCGATGCAAGCCCAGTTAAACAAGCGCTTCACCAGGGGCCTTGCTTTGACGTCGGCGTTTACGTGGGGCAAGGGGTTGGGATACACCGCCGGCGATGATGGTGGTTTGTCGTTCTTTGTCGATCAACGGAGGAACTACGCTCCCAACGACTACGACCGAGCGTTGAACTTCGAACAGAGCTTTACCTATGAGCTTCCGTTCGGGCGCGGCCACAACCTTCTGAACTCGGGAATCGGAGCTCTGACCCTCGGTGGATGGAAGCTTGCGGGCATCATCTCCGTGCTTTCCGGTCAGCCGTTTACTGTTGCCACAAACGGGGCAAATCTCAACACTCCCGGAACGACCCAAACAGGAAACCTGACGGGTACCTACCATGTAACCCACGGGGTCGGCTCAGCAAATCACTGGTTTGATCCGACTGCGTTCTCCGTTCCGAGTGGGTGCCCAACGTCGGGTGCCTGCACACCGCAGAACGTCGGTGTGGGCAATACAGGAAGAAATCAGTTCCGAGGGCCCGGTTACATTCAGGACAACCTCTCCATCTTCAAAAGCTTCCCAATCGTCCGGGAAGCCTCTGCGGAGGTTCGGTTCGATGCGTTCCAGTTGAGCAATACACCGCAGTTCGCGAATCCGACGAGCAACAACTGCTGTTCAGCGACCAGCTTCGGACAGGTCACGAGCACTCTGGGTAGTGGACAGGGCAGCGTGAATGGAGTCGGTGGCGGACGCAGTTTGCAGGCGTCGGCGAGGATTTTGTTCTAA